The following proteins are encoded in a genomic region of Triticum dicoccoides isolate Atlit2015 ecotype Zavitan chromosome 1B, WEW_v2.0, whole genome shotgun sequence:
- the LOC119340503 gene encoding phospholipase D zeta 1-like has translation MNMERLPAERHGHRYERMQPEPAAEGDASASSSSSPSAPARRPEVLAASASFRLSEATRVFEELPRATIFSVSRPDAGDITPMLLSYTIEINYKQFRWRLFKKASQVLYLHFALKRREFLEEFHEKQEQVKEWLQNLGIGDHMPVVHDEDEVDDVNLPSQPDESSIRNRNVPSIAVLPVIRPALGRQHSISDRAKVAMQEYLNHFFGNLDIVNSREVCKFLEVSCLSFLPEYGPKLKEDYVSIGHLPKIQKGHKEKCCSCGLFSCCKSSWQKVWVVLKPGFLALLKDPFDPKLLDVIIFDALPHMDINGEGQISLAKEIKERNPLHFGFQVSSGGRTIKLRTKSSSKVKDWVTAINAARQPPEGWCYPHRFGSFAPPRGLLEDGSMAQWFIDGQAGFEAIASSIEHAKSEIFIAGWWLCPELYLRRPFEHHGSSKLDALLEARAKQGVQIYILMYKEVALALKINSLYSKNRLLNIHENVKVLRYPDHFSSGVYLWSHHEKIVIVDNQVCYIGGLDLCFGRYDSPDHKVTDVPSTIWPGKDYYNPRESEPNSWEDTAKDELDRTKYPRMPWHDVQCALYGPPCRDVARHFVQRWNYAKRNKAPNEQAIPLLMPHHHMVIPHYKGRSKEANGEAEGKQNHDENVDVKKTASLASSASSQDVPLLLPQELEPQALPDGDLAMTGFDINQADNANKTGFKQPLLNRKAKFDASRQDLPMRGFVDNLSSPESATIRRFDSSKEDRHHMDKKWWERQEQGDQVASVLDIGQVGPRATCRCQVIRSVGQWSAGTTQIEGSIHNAYFSLIEKAEHFVYIENQFFISGLSGDDTIKNRVLEALYRRILRAEREKKRFKAIIVIPLLPGFQGGIDDGGAASVRAIMHWQYRTICRGPNSILQNLYDVIGLKAHDYISFHGLRAHGRLTDGGPVVTSQIYVHSKLMIIDDRIALIGSANINDRSLLGSRDSEIAVVIEDKEVVNSKMDGRHWEAGKFSLSLRLSLWAEHLGLHRGEVSHIMDPMDDTTFKNIWMATAKTNTTIYQDVFSCVPNDLIHSRTQFRQSIAYWKEKIGHTTIDLGVAQEKLETYQDGDLKGTDPMERLQLVRGHLVSFPLDFMCQEDLRPYFSESEYYTSPQVFH, from the exons ATGAACATGGAGCGCCTGCCGGCGGAGCGCCACGGCCACCGGTACGAGCGGATGCAGCCGGAGCCCGCCGCCGAGGGGGACGCGTcggcctcgtcctcgtcctcgccgTCTGCGCCGGCGCGGCGGCCGGAGGTCCTCGCGGCGTCGGCGTCGTTCCGTCTGTCCGAGGCCACGCGGGTGTTCGAGGAGCTCCCGCGCGCCACCATCTTCTCCGTCTCGCGCCCCGACGCCGGCGACATCACACCCATGCTCCTCTCCTACACCATCGAGATCAACTACAAGCAG TTTAGGTGGCGTCTTTTTAAGAAAGCTTCCCAGGTTCTCTATCTACACTTTGCTTTGAAGCGACGTGAATTTCTTGAAGAATTCCACGAGAAGCAGGAACAG GTCAAAGAATGGCTCCAAAATTTGGGAATTGGGGATCATATGCCGGTAGTACATGATGAGGATGAAGTGGACGACGTAAATCTTCCTTCGCAACCCGATGAAAGCTCCATCAGAAATAG AAATGTTCCTTCAATTGCTGTTTTGCCCGTCATCCGACCAGCTCTTGGACGCCAACACTCAATTTCTGACCGAGCAAAAGTTGCCATGCAAGAATATCTTAACCATTTTTTTGGAAACTTGGATATTGTGAACTCACGGGAG GTTTGCAAATTTTTGGAGGTATCATGTTTGTCATTTTTACCGGAATACGGGCCTAAGCTAAAAGAAGATTATGTTTCAATTGGTCATTTGCCAAAAATTCAGAAGGGCCATAAAGAGAAGTGTTGTTCATGTGGATTGTTTAGTTGTTGCAAGAGCAGCTGGCAAAAG GTTTGGGTTGTCCTGAAGCCAGGATTCTTGGCTTTACTCAAAGATCCTTTTGATCCAAAGCTGTTGGATGTCATTATTTTTGACGCATTGCCACATATGGATATAAATGGAGAAGGTCAAATCTCTCTAGCGAAGGAGATCAAAGAACGCAACCCATTGCATTTTGGATTCCAG GTATCCTCTGGTGGCCGGACAATCAAGTTACGAACAAAAAGCTCGTCTAAGGTTAAGGATTGGGTTACTGCAATCAATGCTGCTAGACAACCTCCAGAGGGCTGGTGTTACCCTCATCGCTTTGGTTCATTTGCACCACCAAGGGGCCTGTTGGAAGATGGGAGTATGGCACAGTGGTTTATAGATGGGCAAGCTGGATTTGAAGCAATTGCTTCCTCGATTGAGCATGCTAAATCCgag ATATTTATTGCTGGCTGGTGGCTCTGCCCAGAATTGTATCTTCGACGTCCCTTTGAACATCATGGGTCATCTAAGCTTGATGCTCTACTGGAAGCAAGAGCGAAGCAGGGTGTGCAG ATTTACATTCTAATGTATAAGGAGGTTGCTCTTGCCTTGAAAATTAATAGCTTGTACAGTAAAAATAGGCTACTTAACATTCATGAGAATGTCAAAGTTCTGCGCTACCCCGATCATTTCTCAAGTGGTGTATACTTGTG GTCACATCATGAGAAAATTGTGATTGTCGATAACCAAGTCTGCTATATTGGAGGACTTGATCTGTGCTTTGGTCGCTATGATAGTCCTGATCACAAAGTTACCGATGTTCCTTCTACGATATGGCCAGGGAAAGACTACTACAACCCTAG GGAATCTGAGCCGAATTCTTGGGAGGACACTGCAAAAGATGAACTTGACCGTACTAAATATCCACGTATGCCCTGGCATGACGTCCAGTGTGCTCTGTACGGCCCACCTTGTCGGGATGTAGCAAGGCATTTTGTCCAGCGTTGGAATTATGCAAAG AGGAATAAAGCTCCAAATGAGCAAGCAATTCCGTTGCTGATGCCTCATCACCACATGGTAATTCCACATTACAAGGGCAGAAGTAAAGAAGCAAATGGTGAGGCTGAGGGTAAGCAAAATCATGATGAGAATGTTGATGTTAAAAAGACAGCCTCCTTGGCATCAAGTGCATCAAGTCAGGACGTTCCATTACTTTTACCTCAAGAGCTTGAACCTCAGGCATTGCCTGATGGAGATTTAGCGATGACTGGCTTTGACATCAACCAGGCAGATAACGCAAATAAAACAGGCTTCAAACAGCCTTTGCTCAACCGAAAGGCAAAATTCGATGCTTCTCGTCAGGATTTACCTATGAGAGGTTTTGTAGACAATCTCAGTTCCCCTGAGTCTGCAACTATTAGGCGTTTTGATTCATCAAAGGAAGATAGGCATCACATGGATAAGAAATGGTGGGAGAGGCAGGAGCAAGGAGATCAGGTTGCTTCAGTACTTGACATTGGGCAAGTTGGACCAAGGGCAACTTGTCGCTGTCAG GTTATTAGAAGTGTTGGTCAATGGTCAGCTGGAACCACTCAAATTGAAGGAAGTATCCACAATGCCTACTTTTCTCTAATTGAAAAGGCAGAACACTTTGTATACATTGAG AATCAGTTTTTCATATCAGGCCTTTCAGGGGATGACACAATTAAAAACCGTGTGTTGGAAGCATTGTACAGGCGTATACTTCgagcagagagagagaaaaagcGCTTTAAGGCCATCATCGTTATACCCCTTTTACCGGGTTTTCAG GGAGGCATTGATGATGGTGGAGCTGCATCTGTGAGGGCGATTATGCACTGGCAGTACCGGACTATCTGTAGAGGCCCTAATTCCATACTGCAGAATCTGTATGATGTGATTGGTCTTAAGGCCCATGACTATATTTCCTTTCATGGTCTCAGAGCACATGGTAGGCTAACTGATGGAGGTCCCGTGGTTACTAGCCAG ATTTATGTACACAGCAAGTTAATGATCATTGAtgatcgcattgcattgattggttCAGCTAACATAAATGATAGAAGCTTGCTTGGATCAAGGGATTCCGAG ATTGCTGTGGTCATCGAAGATAAAGAAGTTGTTAATTCCAAAATGGATGGAAGACATTGGGAAGCTGGTAAATTCTCTCTCAGCCTACGGCTTTCTCTCTGGGCGGAGCACCTTGGCCTTCACCGAGGAGAG GTTAGCCACATCATGGATCCTATGGATGATACAACGTTCAAAAATATCTGGATGGCCACTGCTAAG ACAAATACCACGATTTACCAGGATGTATTCTCTTGTGTTCCCAATGATCTCATCCATTCAAG GACACAGTTTCGGCAAAGCATTGCTTACTGGAAGGAAAAAATTGGCCATACTACAATTGATCTAGGCGTTGCCCAAGAAAAGCTCGAAACCTACCAGGATGGTGATCTCAAAGGTACTGACCCTATGGAGAGATTGCAGTTGGTCAGAGgccaccttgtatctttccctttggatTTCATGTGCCAAGAGGACTTGAGACCATATTTCAGTGAAAGCGAGTATTACACATCTCCACAAGTTTTCCATTAG